One Primulina huaijiensis isolate GDHJ02 chromosome 8, ASM1229523v2, whole genome shotgun sequence genomic region harbors:
- the LOC140983032 gene encoding mannan endo-1,4-beta-mannosidase 5-like codes for MAASCFSARRAFINFYDHYLLLLVIIIGSSNMILCDNIKKNLGFVRTRGPHFILNGSPFLFNGFNSYWLMHVASDPSERYKVSEVFREASAVGLTVCRTWAFSDGGDRPLQISPGIYDERVFQGLDFVISEARKYGIRLILSFVNNSDDFGGKKQYAAWGRNAGGSGQQINNDDDFYTHPLLKDYYKNHIRRVVTRLNTITKIAYRDDPIIMAWELMNEPRCQADYSGKTVNFWVQEMASFVKSLDRKHLVEIGMEGFYGDTKPERKQTNPGYQVGTDFISNNLVPQVDFATIHAYPDIWLSGKSENEQMRFMEKWMWTHFDDSRRILKKPLIMAEFGKSSKDPGFSLNERDSYMGNVYRDTYRFARLTGGTMSGSLVWQIMARGMDSYDDGYQIVLSQSPSTAGIISRQSHAMTALSHLFNGPHSVDRVDGAYKIAPGHHLHSRHAKKT; via the exons ATGGCTGCTTCTTGTTTTAGTGCAAGAAGGGCCTTCATTAATTTTTACGATCATTATTTGCTTCTCCTGGTCATTATTATTGGTAGCAGCAACATGATCCTATGTgacaacattaaaaaaaatttagggtTTGTTAGAACAAGAGGCCCTCATTTTATCCTGAATGGCTCGCCCTTTCTGTTCAACGGGTTCAACTCGTATTGGCTGATGCACGTCGCGTCGGATCCGAGCGAGAGATACAAAGTTTCTGAGGTATTCAGAGAAGCCTCAGCCGTCGGCCTCACTGTTTGCAGGACTTGGGCTTTCAGCGACGGCGGTGATCGTCCTTTGCAGATATCCCCTGGAATCTATGACGAACGTGTTTTTCAG gGGCTTGATTTTGTGATCTCCGAGGCAAGAAAGTATGGGATTCGTTTAATATTGAGCTTCGTGAATAATTCCGACGATTTCGGGGGGAAGAAGCAGTATGCTGCATGGGGCCGAAATGCGGGTGGTTCGGGCCAACAGATTAACAATGACGATGATTTTTACACGCATCCACTTCTCAAAGATTACTACAAGAACCATATCAGG AGAGTTGTGACAAGACTGAACACAATAACCAAAATTGCTTACAGAGATGATCCCATAATCATGGCTTGGGAACTCATGAATGAACCTCGTTGCCAAGCTGACTACTCTGGAAAGACCGTTAAT TTTTGGGTTCAAGAAATGGCTAGTTTTGTGAAATCGTTAGACAGAAAGCACTTGGTTGAGATAGGCATGGAAGGGTTCTATGGAGACACGAAGCCGGAGAGGAAGCAAACTAACCCTGGTTACCAAGTGGGGACAGATTTTATTAGCAACAATCTTGTTCCGCAGGTCGATTTCGCTACAATACATGCATACCCCGACATTTG GTTATCTGGTAAAAGTGAGAACGAACAAATGAGATTCATGGAGAAATGGATGTGGACTCATTTTGATGATTCAAGGAGAATCTTGAAGAAGCCACTAATAATGGCTGAATTTGGAAAGTCCAGCAAAGATCCAGGATTCAGTTTGAATGAAAGAGACTCGTACATGGGCAATGTATACAGAgatacatacagatttgcaagGTTAACTGGGGGTACAATGAGCGGAAGCTTGGTGTGGCAGATAATGGCACGAGGCATGGATTCATACGATGATGGGTACCAAATTGTTTTATCGCAGAGCCCTTCAACGGCTGGGATCATTTCAAGGCAATCCCATGCCATGACTGCCTTGAGTCATTTGTTCAATGGGCCTCATTCTGTTGATCGTGTGGATGGAGCTTATAAGATCGCTCCTGGGCATCACCTTCATAGTCGCCATGCCAAAAAAACATAA